In Campylobacter concisus, a single window of DNA contains:
- a CDS encoding AbgT family transporter: MSFIENFGNKLPNPTMLFIYLSIITIIISFVLEKMGVGVSYQAIKDGQISQLNANVINLLSADSLRSFVSSVLKNFTNFYPLGVVFAIILGIGIADKSGLLSALMTKIALKSSKIWVTPIVIFLGVMSNVASSVGYVVLIPLGAILFVGFGRHPIAGLAAAFAGVSGGWSANLLIGTNDPMFAAFSMQAASVLNPDYVVLATANWYFMIASTFLIVFVGWFVTDKIVEPRLGKFDFLGDFSLKEHSEISAEQKRGLKFSLIALIVFVILLLVAILPSGSLLGAKGNESFMKSTFMHSIVVFMMLLFIVVGVAYGVGARSIKSSNDAIKFMEQSISELSGFLVLIFFAAQFTYLFNTSNIGLVLSIKGSIFLKEVGLTGLSLIIVFIFLIAFINLFIAVDSAKWAMMAPIFVPMFMNLGLSPELTQAAFRIGDSTTNIITPLMPFFVLIVAFMQKYNKELKIGSVVSIMLPYTVAFLISWTALMSFWYIFDLPLGPGAVIHYVK; the protein is encoded by the coding sequence TTGAGTTTTATCGAAAATTTTGGTAACAAATTGCCAAATCCAACTATGCTTTTTATATATCTTTCGATTATTACGATAATAATATCGTTTGTGTTAGAAAAGATGGGCGTTGGTGTAAGCTATCAGGCTATCAAAGATGGACAAATATCACAGCTTAATGCAAATGTTATAAATTTGCTTTCTGCTGATAGTCTTAGATCTTTTGTTTCGTCTGTGCTTAAAAATTTTACTAATTTTTATCCTTTGGGAGTAGTCTTTGCGATTATTCTAGGTATTGGTATTGCAGATAAGTCCGGGCTTTTGTCAGCACTTATGACAAAGATTGCCTTAAAATCTTCCAAAATATGGGTAACTCCAATCGTTATTTTTCTTGGCGTAATGTCAAATGTTGCTTCCTCGGTTGGCTATGTTGTACTAATCCCGCTTGGAGCTATTTTATTTGTTGGATTTGGTCGCCATCCAATTGCTGGATTAGCTGCTGCTTTTGCTGGTGTCAGTGGTGGCTGGTCGGCAAATTTATTAATAGGTACAAATGACCCGATGTTTGCGGCATTTTCTATGCAAGCAGCTAGCGTGTTAAATCCAGATTATGTAGTGTTAGCAACTGCAAATTGGTACTTTATGATCGCTTCGACATTTTTGATCGTATTTGTTGGCTGGTTTGTAACGGATAAAATCGTAGAGCCTAGGCTTGGCAAATTTGATTTTTTAGGTGATTTTAGCCTAAAAGAGCATAGCGAGATAAGTGCAGAGCAAAAACGTGGCTTAAAATTTTCACTAATAGCGTTGATCGTTTTTGTGATTTTACTGCTTGTGGCTATTTTGCCTTCTGGTTCTTTACTTGGAGCAAAAGGCAATGAAAGCTTTATGAAATCTACTTTTATGCATTCTATTGTTGTTTTTATGATGTTACTTTTTATAGTGGTAGGTGTCGCTTACGGCGTAGGTGCTAGGAGTATAAAAAGTAGTAATGACGCCATAAAATTTATGGAACAATCTATTTCTGAGCTATCAGGATTTTTGGTTTTGATATTTTTTGCAGCTCAGTTTACATATCTTTTTAATACCTCAAATATTGGGCTAGTACTTTCTATTAAAGGTTCTATTTTTCTAAAAGAAGTCGGATTAACTGGACTTAGCCTTATTATAGTTTTTATTTTCTTGATCGCTTTTATAAATTTATTTATAGCTGTTGATTCTGCAAAGTGGGCGATGATGGCTCCGATTTTTGTACCAATGTTTATGAATCTTGGACTTTCACCAGAGCTTACGCAGGCTGCTTTTAGAATAGGCGACTCTACTACAAATATCATAACGCCCTTGATGCCGTTTTTTGTTTTGATAGTAGCTTTTATGCAAAAATACAATAAAGAGTTAAAAATCGGATCAGTAGTTTCCATTATGCTTCCTTATACGGTTGCATTTTTAATTTCTTGGACAGCGCTAATGTCATTTTGGTACATTTTTGATCTACCACTAGGACCTGGTGCAGTTATACACTATGTAAAGTAA
- the glyQ gene encoding glycine--tRNA ligase subunit alpha: protein MTFSQIILTLQNYWQEQGCVILQPYDMPAGAGTYHQATFLRSLGPKPWATAYVAPSRRPTDGRYGENPNRLGAYYQFQVLIKPSPENIQELYLKSLEKLGLNLKDHDIRFVEDNWESPTLGAWGLGWEVWLDGMEVTQFTYFQQVGGIACELISGEITYGLERLAMYLQDVNSVYDIVWDDSNGNIVTYADVHKQGEYEWSKYNFEVANVDMLFNQFENAFNECKRCLEAKISLPAYDYCMLAAHTFNVLDARGAISVTQRQDYILKIRELAKECALTYKESLEQK from the coding sequence ATGACATTTTCACAAATAATATTAACCCTTCAAAACTATTGGCAAGAGCAAGGTTGCGTTATACTGCAGCCATACGACATGCCTGCTGGTGCTGGAACATATCACCAAGCTACATTTTTAAGAAGCCTCGGACCAAAGCCGTGGGCGACTGCATATGTAGCTCCAAGCCGCCGTCCGACTGATGGCAGATACGGCGAAAACCCAAACCGCCTAGGCGCTTATTATCAGTTTCAAGTACTCATAAAGCCAAGTCCAGAAAATATCCAAGAGCTTTATCTAAAAAGTCTTGAAAAGCTTGGGTTAAATTTAAAAGATCATGACATCCGCTTTGTCGAGGATAACTGGGAGAGCCCAACGCTGGGCGCTTGGGGGCTAGGCTGGGAGGTCTGGCTAGACGGCATGGAGGTGACGCAGTTTACGTATTTTCAACAAGTGGGCGGCATCGCATGCGAGCTGATCTCTGGTGAGATAACATACGGACTTGAGCGTTTGGCCATGTATCTCCAAGATGTAAATAGCGTCTATGACATCGTTTGGGACGACTCTAATGGCAACATCGTAACCTACGCCGACGTGCATAAACAAGGCGAGTATGAGTGGAGCAAATACAACTTCGAAGTAGCAAATGTTGATATGCTTTTTAACCAGTTTGAAAACGCATTTAACGAGTGCAAACGCTGCTTGGAGGCTAAAATTTCACTACCAGCTTACGACTACTGCATGCTTGCAGCTCATACATTTAACGTCCTTGATGCGCGCGGAGCGATAAGTGTTACACAAAGGCAAGATTACATCTTAAAAATTCGAGAGCTTGCAAAAGAGTGTGCACTAACTTATAAAGAAAGCCTAGAACAAAAGTAA
- a CDS encoding Nif3-like dinuclear metal center hexameric protein, giving the protein MKIAEIYKILDEICPFASQESWDNSGLQVGSFDSEFERIYLSLDLDSKLLQNVLPNSLIITHHPLIFKGLKSLDYSLYPSSLIREMMIKNISLISLHTNADLAFLNEKFVTQVLGLEISSKEGFLIYADVKMKFSELCKFVKEKLVLENLRVVHAKDEISKICICTGSGADLIQEVKADAFLTGDLKYHQALYAKENGLNLIDINHYESERYFGDFLAKYLQNLKIEVIIRNSKNPFTYC; this is encoded by the coding sequence ATGAAAATAGCTGAAATTTATAAAATTCTAGATGAAATTTGCCCATTTGCGAGCCAAGAGTCTTGGGATAATAGTGGCCTTCAAGTTGGCTCATTTGATAGCGAATTTGAGCGAATTTATCTAAGTCTTGATTTGGATAGCAAACTTTTGCAAAATGTCTTACCAAATTCGCTCATCATCACTCACCATCCACTCATTTTTAAGGGACTAAAAAGCCTAGATTACAGCCTTTATCCAAGCTCACTCATAAGAGAGATGATGATAAAAAATATCTCGCTCATCTCTCTTCACACAAATGCTGACCTTGCATTTTTAAATGAAAAATTTGTAACGCAGGTTTTGGGGCTTGAAATTTCAAGTAAAGAGGGCTTTTTGATCTATGCTGATGTGAAGATGAAATTTAGTGAGCTTTGCAAATTTGTAAAAGAAAAGCTTGTGCTAGAAAATTTAAGAGTAGTTCATGCAAAAGATGAAATTTCTAAAATTTGTATCTGCACTGGAAGTGGCGCAGATCTTATCCAAGAAGTTAAAGCAGATGCCTTTTTGACAGGCGATCTAAAGTATCACCAAGCTCTTTATGCAAAGGAAAATGGGCTAAATTTAATCGATATAAATCACTATGAAAGTGAACGTTATTTTGGTGATTTTTTAGCAAAATATTTGCAAAATCTGAAAATTGAAGTTATAATACGCAATTCTAAAAATCCATTTACATATTGCTAA
- a CDS encoding zinc ribbon domain-containing protein: MNKYLQQLVELSDLDKQIDGFIPRIQDIEKAYKNIEEECEIIAVNIERLDEEVSDLKSQKSGTNAHIAEFSAKIKDVAKKSSSAKSEKEIKALSLEEDIAKEQLEAANEEIARLEKIIDSKNSQKDELGLKKAELEENLKNIKSKTSSELEKIEKERKEVYAKKDKLIATMNQKILAFYEKIRKWAHNTAVVPVKKQACYGCFMQINDKTFSAVIKGEDIVTCPHCGRILYKQEQ, from the coding sequence ATGAATAAATACTTACAACAATTAGTTGAATTATCTGATCTTGATAAACAAATAGATGGCTTTATACCACGCATTCAAGACATAGAAAAGGCTTATAAAAATATAGAAGAAGAGTGCGAAATCATAGCGGTTAATATAGAAAGACTAGATGAAGAGGTAAGCGACTTAAAGTCTCAAAAATCAGGCACAAATGCTCATATTGCCGAGTTTAGTGCAAAGATAAAAGATGTAGCTAAAAAAAGCTCAAGTGCAAAAAGTGAAAAGGAGATAAAAGCTCTAAGTCTTGAAGAAGATATTGCAAAAGAGCAACTTGAGGCTGCAAATGAGGAGATCGCTAGACTTGAGAAGATAATAGATAGTAAAAATAGTCAAAAAGATGAGCTTGGTTTAAAAAAAGCTGAACTTGAAGAGAATTTAAAAAATATAAAAAGCAAAACTTCATCTGAGCTTGAAAAGATCGAAAAAGAACGTAAAGAAGTTTATGCTAAAAAAGACAAGCTTATCGCCACTATGAATCAAAAAATTCTCGCATTTTATGAAAAAATTAGAAAATGGGCTCATAACACAGCCGTTGTTCCTGTAAAAAAACAAGCTTGTTATGGTTGTTTTATGCAGATAAATGACAAAACTTTCTCTGCTGTTATCAAGGGCGAAGATATCGTTACATGTCCACATTGTGGCAGAATTTTATACAAACAAGAGCAATAA
- the waaA gene encoding lipid IV(A) 3-deoxy-D-manno-octulosonic acid transferase — protein MIIIYYFLASILYLFGAIFLLILSLKKKYHKSIPARFFLFNNPKFQDADVHFHACSFGEVQALKPLIQKFDSKAISVVTNTGFEAASKICSNTRFLPFEIFLPFWLKKSKILVIFEAELWLMLVFIAKLKGSRVILINARISDRSYKSYLKFGFFYRYLFKFIDKIYAQSELDKERLKSLGAGEIEVVGNIKAAFLPSVSRVYEKPKARVIVLASTHAGEEEMILDNLNLKENDLLIIAPRHPERFAEVEKLASDYAKKHDFNFAKFSQTHKFEAKVNLLDTLGELVNVYTISDIVVLGGSFVPNVGGHNPIECAKFNPVIISGEFIFNQKALFSLAENIYIAKASEIGGIMGSDAKKSKIAVQASADAIIEDIRSTL, from the coding sequence GTGATAATAATATATTACTTTCTAGCCTCAATACTCTATCTATTTGGGGCTATCTTTCTACTCATCTTAAGTCTTAAAAAAAAGTATCATAAGTCGATTCCGGCACGTTTTTTTCTATTTAATAATCCTAAATTTCAAGATGCAGATGTACATTTTCACGCTTGCTCATTTGGCGAGGTGCAAGCACTCAAACCTTTGATACAAAAATTTGATAGCAAAGCCATAAGCGTGGTGACAAATACGGGCTTTGAAGCGGCAAGTAAAATTTGCTCTAACACGAGATTTTTGCCATTTGAAATTTTTTTGCCATTTTGGCTAAAAAAGAGCAAAATTTTAGTAATTTTTGAGGCTGAGCTTTGGCTTATGCTAGTTTTCATAGCAAAGCTAAAAGGCAGCCGTGTGATACTGATAAACGCTAGAATTTCAGACAGAAGCTACAAAAGCTACTTGAAATTTGGCTTTTTTTATAGGTATCTTTTTAAATTTATAGATAAGATTTATGCCCAAAGTGAGCTTGATAAAGAGCGGTTAAAGTCGCTTGGAGCAGGCGAAATAGAGGTTGTTGGCAACATAAAAGCTGCGTTTTTGCCAAGCGTGAGTAGAGTTTATGAAAAGCCAAAAGCTAGAGTGATCGTGCTAGCAAGCACGCATGCGGGCGAAGAAGAGATGATTTTAGATAATTTAAATTTAAAAGAAAACGATTTATTAATCATCGCACCACGCCATCCTGAGAGATTTGCAGAGGTGGAAAAGCTAGCGAGCGATTACGCTAAAAAGCATGACTTTAACTTTGCTAAATTTAGCCAAACGCATAAATTTGAAGCTAAAGTAAATTTGCTTGATACTTTAGGCGAGCTTGTAAATGTCTATACCATTAGCGATATAGTCGTGCTTGGGGGTAGTTTTGTACCAAATGTCGGCGGGCATAATCCAATCGAGTGTGCGAAATTTAACCCAGTGATAATTAGCGGCGAGTTTATATTTAACCAAAAGGCGTTATTTAGCCTAGCTGAAAACATATATATCGCAAAAGCAAGCGAGATCGGCGGCATAATGGGTAGTGACGCCAAAAAGAGCAAGATCGCCGTGCAAGCAAGCGCTGATGCGATCATAGAAGATATAAGGAGCACTTTATGA
- a CDS encoding RluA family pseudouridine synthase codes for MSEEKAYKILAKQKNISNNEAKELIDSGLVYTKGQKVMIARALMSENTKFSVEEMPKPSIIFEDENLIAINKPAAVTSEKISQIYKFPLLHRLDKDTSGVLLLVKNDEFASLAINEFKKMKVEKIYVAAVRGIMSEEVVVNEPILTIKNKNGAFSKISKDGKEAISEISPLMVVGKKTLVKVAIKTGRTHQIRVHLASLNLPIVGDEKYGKNRANRMFLHAYSIALLNYKFKALIPKEFNTLGFELSNKFEI; via the coding sequence ATGAGTGAAGAAAAAGCGTATAAAATTTTAGCCAAGCAAAAAAATATCTCAAACAACGAGGCAAAGGAGCTAATCGACAGTGGACTAGTCTATACCAAGGGGCAAAAGGTAATGATCGCTCGTGCGCTAATGAGCGAAAATACTAAATTTAGCGTCGAAGAGATGCCAAAGCCAAGCATTATCTTTGAAGATGAGAATTTAATAGCCATCAATAAACCGGCTGCCGTTACTAGTGAAAAAATCAGTCAAATTTATAAATTCCCACTTCTTCACAGGCTCGATAAAGACACAAGTGGCGTGCTACTTCTTGTAAAGAATGATGAATTTGCGAGCCTTGCCATAAATGAGTTTAAAAAGATGAAGGTTGAGAAAATTTACGTGGCAGCAGTTAGGGGTATCATGAGCGAGGAGGTCGTCGTAAATGAGCCGATCTTAACAATAAAAAATAAAAATGGCGCCTTTTCAAAGATCTCAAAAGATGGCAAAGAGGCGATCAGTGAAATTTCGCCACTCATGGTTGTGGGTAAAAAAACGCTTGTAAAAGTAGCTATAAAAACAGGCAGGACGCATCAGATAAGGGTGCATCTAGCCAGCTTAAATTTACCTATCGTTGGTGATGAGAAGTACGGCAAAAATAGGGCAAATAGAATGTTCTTGCATGCTTACTCTATCGCTCTTTTAAACTATAAATTTAAAGCGCTGATCCCAAAAGAATTTAATACTCTTGGATTTGAGCTATCTAATAAATTTGAAATTTAA
- the ffh gene encoding signal recognition particle protein, which yields MFEQISESFRLAVSKIRFVDDEKALKNALDVLKKALLKADVHHKVTKDLLASIESELKQTGVGQKNFLDAIKSNLTIILTAHGNQGFVYAPVAPTIVLMAGLQGSGKTTTTIKLANYLKLRKKKVLVAACDLQRLAAVEQLRQLCVANEIDLFYIENENNPIKVAKEALEKAKSGLYDVLLVDTAGRLAIDEKLMQEIKDVKNVINPHEIFYVADAMSGQDAVKTAASFNEILGISGVILSKFDSDSKGGVAISIAKQLNIPLRFVGTGEKVADIESFIPDRIVSRIMGEGDLATLVEKTSTIIDEKEAKRLNQKIKKGQFNFNDFLDQMESVKKLGSMKSLIGMIPGLSNIANQIKDIDLDNSKEILHIKAMINSMTQKERENPELLNNSRKRRLATGSGLSQVEVNRFLKQFENASKLAKKFSGKGGAKGLANMLSQANLKRPV from the coding sequence GTGTTCGAACAAATTAGCGAGTCTTTTAGATTAGCCGTTAGCAAGATACGTTTTGTAGATGACGAAAAAGCTCTAAAAAACGCACTTGACGTGCTCAAAAAAGCTCTTTTAAAAGCTGATGTTCATCATAAAGTCACCAAAGATCTACTCGCGTCTATCGAAAGCGAATTAAAGCAAACTGGCGTTGGTCAAAAGAATTTCTTGGATGCGATCAAGTCAAATTTAACGATTATCTTAACAGCTCATGGCAACCAAGGCTTTGTCTATGCGCCAGTTGCACCGACTATCGTTTTGATGGCTGGTTTGCAAGGTAGTGGTAAAACAACGACAACTATCAAGCTTGCAAACTATCTAAAACTAAGAAAGAAAAAAGTTTTAGTTGCTGCTTGTGATTTGCAAAGATTAGCAGCGGTTGAGCAGCTAAGACAGCTCTGCGTTGCAAACGAGATCGATCTTTTCTATATAGAAAACGAAAACAACCCTATAAAAGTAGCAAAAGAAGCACTAGAAAAAGCAAAAAGCGGTCTTTATGACGTGCTTTTAGTGGATACCGCAGGTCGTCTTGCGATTGATGAAAAGTTGATGCAAGAGATAAAAGATGTAAAAAATGTGATAAATCCACATGAAATTTTTTACGTAGCTGATGCTATGAGTGGTCAAGATGCTGTAAAAACAGCTGCAAGTTTTAATGAAATTTTGGGAATTTCTGGAGTTATCCTTTCTAAGTTTGATTCTGACTCGAAGGGTGGCGTAGCTATTAGTATTGCAAAACAGCTAAATATTCCACTTAGATTTGTTGGCACTGGCGAGAAAGTAGCTGATATCGAGAGTTTTATACCAGACCGCATCGTAAGCCGTATAATGGGTGAGGGCGACTTAGCTACTTTAGTCGAGAAAACATCGACTATTATAGATGAGAAAGAGGCAAAACGCCTAAATCAAAAGATAAAAAAAGGTCAATTTAACTTTAATGACTTTTTAGATCAGATGGAGAGTGTTAAAAAGCTTGGCAGTATGAAGTCTTTGATTGGGATGATACCTGGTCTTTCAAATATTGCAAATCAGATAAAAGATATAGATCTTGATAATTCAAAAGAAATTTTACATATTAAGGCTATGATAAACTCTATGACTCAAAAAGAGCGTGAAAATCCTGAACTTTTAAATAATAGTAGAAAAAGACGTTTAGCGACTGGCTCTGGACTTTCTCAGGTAGAAGTAAATCGTTTTTTAAAGCAGTTTGAAAATGCCTCAAAACTTGCTAAGAAATTTTCAGGAAAAGGTGGAGCAAAAGGACTTGCAAATATGCTTTCTCAAGCAAATTTAAAAAGACCTGTTTGA
- the rpsP gene encoding 30S ribosomal protein S16: MATVVRLTRMGRKKRPFYRIVVTDSRKRRDSGWIESIGYYNPMVEPNVINFNKERLDYWKSVGAKLSDRVAQITK, encoded by the coding sequence ATGGCAACAGTAGTAAGACTAACAAGAATGGGACGCAAGAAAAGACCTTTTTATCGTATAGTTGTTACAGATAGCAGAAAAAGACGTGATAGTGGCTGGATAGAAAGTATTGGCTATTACAACCCTATGGTTGAACCAAATGTTATAAATTTCAACAAAGAGAGATTAGATTACTGGAAAAGTGTTGGTGCTAAACTTAGCGATAGAGTTGCACAAATTACAAAATAA
- a CDS encoding KH domain-containing protein has protein sequence MVKNFLYEYAKLIADFPDKVSVDRQELGENFAEIIISADKVDTGKLIGKDGKMINAIKTVIIGCKAKDNTSYRVTVKAIE, from the coding sequence ATGGTTAAAAATTTTTTATACGAATACGCCAAGTTAATTGCTGATTTTCCTGATAAAGTAAGTGTTGATCGTCAGGAGCTTGGTGAAAATTTTGCTGAGATAATTATAAGTGCCGACAAGGTTGATACAGGAAAACTTATCGGTAAAGATGGCAAAATGATAAACGCTATAAAGACCGTTATTATTGGTTGTAAAGCTAAAGATAATACAAGTTATAGAGTAACGGTAAAAGCTATTGAATAG
- the rimM gene encoding ribosome maturation factor RimM (Essential for efficient processing of 16S rRNA), which yields MNSDIVEVATIGRCVGLKGYLKLHNKSDFPEQFKKGATFFDKNNDQLTIKDYNKQKELVLFENFDDLDLAKTLVNITIYTTKELTRKNCKLKKNEFFQFDIIGLKVIENGEILGIVEDIQDNFANSLLYIKTDEELTLGGKPKNFYIPYLEHFIISVNLDNEEILAKGARAILENS from the coding sequence TTGAATAGTGATATTGTTGAAGTCGCTACCATCGGAAGATGTGTTGGTTTAAAGGGCTACTTAAAGCTTCACAATAAGAGCGACTTCCCAGAACAGTTTAAAAAAGGCGCAACCTTTTTTGATAAAAACAATGATCAGCTGACCATAAAAGACTACAATAAACAAAAAGAGCTGGTGTTGTTTGAAAATTTTGATGACTTAGACCTTGCTAAAACGCTTGTAAATATAACTATATACACCACAAAAGAGCTCACTAGAAAAAACTGCAAATTAAAAAAAAATGAATTTTTTCAGTTTGATATTATTGGCTTAAAAGTTATAGAAAATGGTGAAATTTTGGGTATTGTAGAAGATATCCAAGATAATTTTGCAAATTCACTTTTATACATAAAAACTGATGAAGAGCTTACCTTAGGTGGTAAACCAAAGAATTTTTACATTCCATATTTAGAGCATTTTATTATAAGTGTAAATTTAGACAATGAAGAGATTTTGGCAAAAGGTGCTAGAGCCATTTTAGAAAATTCATGA
- the trmD gene encoding tRNA (guanosine(37)-N1)-methyltransferase TrmD: MKFTFITLFENLVKPYFCDSILKRAIGNKFIEIDFINPRNFTKDKHNKVDDYMIGGGAGLLMFPQPLDESIKFLKEKDKNTHVIFLTPVGKKFNQNDAKRLSKKDHICFVCSRYEGLDERVVELWADEVFCIGDFVLTGGELPALCISDAISRNIPGVLGNDMSLEVESFENNLLEAPSFTKPDNFRSIFVVSEFLKGNHAKIHTLKNKMAHCKTRFFRPDLYQKLKPHK; encoded by the coding sequence ATGAAATTTACGTTTATTACACTTTTTGAAAATTTAGTTAAACCTTATTTTTGTGATTCTATTTTAAAACGTGCAATTGGCAATAAATTTATTGAAATTGATTTTATAAATCCAAGAAATTTTACTAAAGATAAGCATAATAAAGTTGATGATTATATGATCGGAGGTGGAGCAGGGCTTTTGATGTTTCCGCAACCTTTGGATGAATCTATTAAATTTTTAAAAGAAAAAGATAAAAATACTCACGTGATATTTTTGACACCAGTTGGTAAAAAATTTAATCAAAATGATGCAAAGAGGCTTTCTAAAAAAGATCACATTTGTTTTGTTTGTAGTAGGTATGAAGGCCTTGATGAACGAGTTGTTGAGCTTTGGGCAGATGAAGTTTTTTGCATAGGTGATTTTGTTTTAACTGGCGGAGAGCTTCCTGCGCTTTGTATAAGTGATGCAATATCAAGAAATATACCTGGAGTTTTAGGAAACGATATGAGCCTTGAAGTTGAGAGTTTTGAGAATAATTTGCTTGAAGCTCCATCTTTTACAAAGCCTGATAATTTTAGATCAATCTTTGTGGTTTCAGAGTTTTTAAAGGGTAACCATGCTAAAATCCACACTTTAAAAAATAAGATGGCTCACTGCAAAACAAGGTTCTTTCGCCCTGATTTATATCAAAAGCTTAAGCCACATAAATAA
- the rplS gene encoding 50S ribosomal protein L19: MRNKYIEAFENAQIASKNIPDFRAGDTLRVATRIHEGDKTRIQNFEGICIARRGSGTGETFIIRKIGANSVGVERIFPIFSDSIEEIKVLRKGRVRRAKLFYLRDLRGKAAKIRELRK; encoded by the coding sequence ATGAGAAATAAATACATTGAAGCATTTGAAAACGCTCAAATTGCTAGTAAAAATATTCCTGACTTCCGTGCAGGAGATACATTGCGTGTTGCTACTCGTATTCACGAAGGCGATAAAACTAGAATTCAAAATTTTGAAGGTATTTGTATAGCTAGACGTGGTAGCGGTACTGGCGAAACATTTATCATCAGAAAAATCGGTGCTAACAGTGTTGGTGTTGAGAGAATTTTTCCAATTTTTAGTGACTCAATCGAAGAAATAAAAGTTCTTAGAAAAGGTCGTGTTAGAAGAGCTAAATTATTCTATCTACGTGACCTTCGTGGTAAAGCTGCTAAGATCCGCGAACTTAGAAAATAA
- a CDS encoding CorA family divalent cation transporter, whose product MSYKSSVCGYFYGDECDYILLVSFAQKQSYKFLFKNGKIYKEDFDHECDKNEFEAALKKLCNEYANKILEHQDELNEYEKIYASRKNFNQFIKRHHFLKYEIIKFQNKISHFYETLSICQSEQQNLKKELKNSTHEANVFRTMANEYACRIDDIYTFIQSIKNDKINQNIYILTMISAVMLPLNLITGFFGMNTQGLPFNETKNATIIVVSIMLGVILCCVIFLFWYTNKKK is encoded by the coding sequence ATGAGCTATAAAAGTTCAGTTTGTGGATATTTTTATGGCGATGAATGCGACTATATTTTGCTTGTTTCTTTCGCACAAAAGCAAAGCTATAAATTTTTATTTAAAAATGGCAAAATTTACAAAGAAGATTTTGATCACGAATGCGATAAAAACGAGTTTGAAGCGGCTCTTAAAAAACTATGTAATGAATATGCAAACAAAATTTTAGAACATCAAGATGAGCTAAATGAGTATGAAAAAATTTATGCTAGTCGAAAAAACTTTAATCAATTTATCAAAAGACATCACTTTTTAAAATATGAGATTATAAAATTTCAAAACAAGATATCTCACTTTTATGAGACACTTTCGATTTGCCAAAGTGAGCAACAAAATTTAAAAAAAGAGCTTAAAAATAGTACTCATGAGGCAAATGTTTTTAGAACAATGGCCAATGAATATGCCTGCAGAATCGATGATATTTATACATTTATACAAAGTATAAAAAACGACAAAATCAATCAAAACATTTACATTTTGACAATGATATCAGCTGTAATGCTACCACTAAATCTGATAACTGGCTTTTTTGGTATGAATACACAAGGCTTACCATTTAATGAAACTAAAAATGCTACCATAATAGTTGTATCAATAATGCTTGGAGTAATTCTTTGTTGTGTTATTTTTTTATTTTGGTATACAAATAAGAAGAAGTAA